The Nocardia arthritidis genome has a window encoding:
- a CDS encoding dienelactone hydrolase family protein: MTPLQRYIAEEIAADHADGILTRREALRRLGLLGMGVPAAAALLAACSSDGGSPSPGRTSTATTTSGPPGMAAAVPTTPITFQGPQNRTLQGAWAAAAQPRGAVLVIHENRGLNDHIRSVAGRFAGAGYSALAIDLLSEEGGTDKFSDPAQATAALSKIPTDRFVADLGAGVDELERRTPGKKLGATGFCFGGGLVWLLLTAGGPKLAAATPFYGPFPDNGDLSASKAAVLAIYGALDTRVGATRPAAEAALTKAGVPHESFVAPDADHAFFNDTGPRYAPAAASEAWRRVLDWYGRYLA, translated from the coding sequence ATGACGCCGCTGCAGCGCTATATCGCGGAGGAAATCGCCGCCGATCACGCCGATGGCATCCTCACCCGGCGGGAGGCGCTGCGCCGCCTCGGCCTGCTCGGCATGGGCGTCCCGGCCGCGGCCGCACTGCTCGCCGCGTGCTCGTCGGACGGTGGGTCGCCGAGCCCCGGCCGAACATCAACTGCCACAACAACTTCCGGGCCACCCGGGATGGCCGCCGCGGTGCCGACGACGCCGATCACGTTCCAGGGTCCGCAGAATCGCACCCTACAGGGCGCCTGGGCAGCGGCGGCCCAGCCGCGCGGCGCGGTGCTCGTCATCCACGAGAACCGCGGCCTCAACGATCACATCCGTTCGGTGGCCGGGCGTTTCGCGGGCGCCGGATATTCCGCGCTGGCCATCGATCTGCTCTCCGAGGAGGGCGGCACCGATAAATTCAGCGATCCGGCGCAGGCCACCGCGGCGCTGAGCAAGATCCCCACCGACCGGTTCGTCGCGGACCTCGGCGCGGGCGTCGACGAGCTCGAGCGGCGGACGCCCGGTAAGAAGCTCGGCGCCACCGGTTTCTGCTTCGGCGGCGGTCTGGTCTGGCTGCTGCTGACCGCGGGCGGGCCGAAACTCGCCGCGGCGACACCGTTCTACGGACCGTTCCCGGACAACGGCGATCTGTCCGCGTCGAAGGCCGCGGTGCTCGCCATCTACGGCGCGCTGGACACCAGAGTCGGCGCGACCAGGCCCGCGGCGGAGGCCGCGCTGACGAAAGCCGGTGTGCCACACGAATCATTCGTCGCACCGGATGCCGACCACGCCTTCTTCAACGACACCGGCCCGCGCTACGCCCCGGCCGCGGCGAGCGAGGCGTGGCGCCGCGTCCTCGACTGGTACGGGCGGTACCTGGCCTAG